In Salinigranum marinum, one DNA window encodes the following:
- the uppS gene encoding polyprenyl diphosphate synthase has product MLGWLRSRVRQAYVRHLDRTIGEGPTHVAIIQDGNRRYARQQGSDAPDGHRAGAETTEQVLNWCQELGIEELTIYAFSTENFSRPPEEREPLFDLIESKLYELADAERVHDNEMRIRAVGEIDLLPDRLREAIDYAEERTNEYDSFNLNVALAYGGRAELLNAARDVLREVAAGDLSAAEVGVDAIDERLSGHPVRDVDLIIRTGGDERTSNFLPWHANGNEAAVFFCAPYWPEFSKADFLRAIRTYESREESWRHTRTERAVALVRAVAETELAEARAVSGRLREQLSSAGARELNAELDRQGEGDPGYAD; this is encoded by the coding sequence ATGCTGGGTTGGCTCCGAAGTCGAGTGCGGCAGGCGTACGTTCGCCACCTCGACCGGACCATCGGGGAAGGGCCCACCCACGTCGCCATCATCCAGGACGGGAACCGTCGGTACGCCCGCCAGCAGGGGAGCGACGCCCCCGACGGCCACCGCGCCGGTGCCGAGACGACCGAGCAGGTGCTCAACTGGTGTCAGGAACTCGGCATCGAGGAGCTCACGATCTACGCCTTCTCGACCGAGAACTTCTCGCGCCCGCCCGAGGAGCGCGAGCCGCTGTTCGACCTCATCGAGTCGAAGCTGTACGAACTGGCCGACGCCGAACGCGTTCACGACAACGAGATGCGAATCCGCGCCGTCGGCGAGATCGATCTGCTTCCTGACCGACTGCGCGAGGCCATCGACTACGCCGAAGAGCGAACCAACGAGTACGACTCGTTCAACCTGAACGTCGCGCTCGCCTACGGCGGACGGGCCGAACTCCTCAATGCCGCACGCGACGTCCTCCGGGAAGTCGCCGCCGGCGACCTCTCCGCGGCGGAGGTCGGCGTCGACGCCATCGACGAGCGACTCTCGGGCCACCCCGTCCGCGACGTCGACCTCATTATTCGAACCGGCGGGGACGAGCGCACCTCGAACTTCTTGCCGTGGCACGCCAATGGCAACGAGGCCGCCGTCTTCTTCTGCGCCCCCTACTGGCCGGAGTTCTCCAAGGCCGACTTCCTCCGCGCCATCCGCACCTACGAGTCCCGCGAGGAGTCGTGGCGACACACCCGGACGGAGCGCGCGGTGGCGCTGGTCCGTGCGGTGGCCGAGACCGAACTCGCGGAGGCGCGTGCGGTGTCGGGTCGCCTGCGCGAGCAACTCTCCTCGGCCGGTGCGCGCGAACTGAACGCCGAACTCGATCGCCAGGGCGAGGGCGACCCCGGCTACGCGGACTGA
- a CDS encoding undecaprenyl diphosphate synthase family protein → MGLYDRYLAVRHRLHPEAPPVHVAVIITERDLLEQGAYATLEEFLAWAFEYGAERVTISVSVLDEAVVPTLERELREVDSPEPLAVRQVGDTEPATEPVQVSVGLGGKHEFAEAVRALAETVETHDIAPELVDEIDETDIEDRLVFRDEPDLVIKTGAERLSDFMIWQSVYAELYFTDVNWRDFRRRDYLRAVLDYQNRNRRFGR, encoded by the coding sequence GTGGGCCTGTACGACCGCTACCTCGCCGTCCGCCACCGGCTCCACCCCGAGGCCCCCCCGGTGCACGTCGCCGTCATCATCACCGAGCGGGACCTGCTCGAACAGGGGGCGTACGCGACGCTCGAGGAGTTCCTGGCCTGGGCGTTCGAGTACGGTGCCGAGCGCGTCACCATCTCGGTGAGCGTGCTCGACGAAGCGGTCGTGCCGACGCTCGAGCGCGAACTCCGCGAGGTCGACTCGCCCGAACCGCTCGCGGTCCGGCAGGTGGGCGACACCGAGCCCGCCACCGAACCCGTCCAGGTGAGCGTCGGGCTCGGCGGGAAACACGAGTTCGCCGAGGCCGTCCGGGCGCTCGCCGAGACGGTCGAGACACACGATATCGCGCCCGAACTCGTCGACGAGATCGACGAGACCGACATCGAAGACCGGCTGGTGTTCCGCGACGAACCCGACCTCGTGATCAAGACCGGTGCCGAACGGCTCTCGGACTTCATGATCTGGCAGTCGGTGTACGCCGAACTGTACTTTACCGACGTCAACTGGCGGGACTTCCGGAGGCGGGACTACCTCCGTGCCGTGCTGGACTACCAGAACCGAAACCGGCGGTTCGGCCGGTGA
- a CDS encoding DUF92 domain-containing protein, which produces MTSTLRRAGGFAAVGTLSLAAPALGVAAAAPFAAVAVLAAFVITDGPVFELFARPGDREDGRLNGLASFALAATGLALLATVPRVPMPVGVFVATVLAVTYGNLGAQLVTTRTDGPPVSVAGFAALGFPVGIVGQVVVGIIAEPTAIAATSLAAPAAATAALPAFAFVAACVTLVAALVRSVLHERDDPVVLLSAGLLAWVFDALVVDVGAVEVAAALVVTAALGFASYALGTASVTGMLTGVLLGLLTIVLGGFGWFVVLIAFFSVGGLSTKFRYDEKRARGVAEDNDGARGSSNVLGNAAVAFVAVVGFATSTRLSAGPVVGTAFGFAFAGSVAAAMSDTLSSEIGGLYDRPRLITTFQPVAPGTDGGVTWQGEVAGVVGAAFVAALALFLMPLSGPDEVVAGAVVLGGVAGMTVDSLLGATLEGDRIGNEAVNLLATLTGAAVSGGVALAVLPS; this is translated from the coding sequence GTGACTTCGACGCTCCGGCGGGCTGGCGGCTTCGCCGCCGTGGGCACGCTCTCGCTGGCGGCCCCGGCGCTCGGTGTGGCCGCCGCCGCACCCTTCGCGGCCGTCGCCGTCCTCGCCGCGTTCGTCATCACCGACGGGCCGGTGTTCGAGTTGTTCGCCCGTCCCGGCGACCGCGAGGACGGCCGGCTCAACGGGCTCGCGAGCTTCGCCCTCGCGGCGACCGGCCTCGCGCTCCTCGCGACCGTTCCCCGAGTTCCGATGCCAGTCGGCGTCTTCGTGGCGACCGTCCTCGCCGTCACGTACGGGAACCTCGGGGCGCAACTCGTCACGACCCGCACCGACGGCCCGCCCGTCTCCGTCGCCGGGTTCGCCGCGCTCGGATTCCCCGTCGGAATCGTCGGCCAGGTCGTGGTGGGGATCATCGCCGAGCCGACCGCGATCGCGGCCACCTCCCTCGCGGCACCCGCGGCCGCCACGGCCGCCCTCCCCGCGTTCGCGTTCGTCGCCGCCTGTGTGACGCTGGTCGCCGCGCTCGTCCGCTCCGTGCTGCACGAGCGCGACGATCCGGTCGTCCTGCTGTCGGCCGGCCTCCTCGCGTGGGTGTTCGACGCGCTCGTCGTCGACGTCGGTGCGGTCGAGGTCGCCGCGGCTCTCGTCGTCACCGCCGCGCTCGGTTTCGCCTCCTACGCGCTGGGGACCGCCTCCGTCACCGGGATGCTCACCGGGGTGCTCCTCGGGCTGCTGACCATCGTGCTCGGAGGGTTCGGCTGGTTCGTCGTCCTCATCGCCTTCTTCTCCGTCGGCGGGCTCTCGACGAAGTTCCGCTACGACGAGAAACGCGCCCGCGGCGTCGCCGAGGACAACGACGGCGCACGCGGCTCGTCGAACGTGCTCGGCAACGCCGCCGTCGCGTTCGTCGCGGTCGTCGGCTTCGCGACCTCGACCCGGCTGTCGGCCGGTCCGGTGGTCGGCACCGCCTTCGGCTTCGCGTTCGCCGGCTCGGTCGCCGCCGCGATGAGCGACACGCTCTCCTCGGAGATCGGCGGGCTCTACGACCGCCCGCGGCTCATCACGACGTTCCAGCCCGTCGCGCCCGGGACCGACGGCGGCGTCACGTGGCAGGGCGAGGTCGCCGGGGTCGTCGGTGCGGCGTTCGTTGCCGCGCTCGCGCTCTTTCTCATGCCGCTGTCGGGCCCCGACGAGGTCGTCGCGGGTGCGGTCGTCCTCGGCGGCGTCGCCGGCATGACCGTCGACAGCCTCCTCGGCGCGACGCTCGAAGGCGACCGCATCGGCAACGAGGCAGTCAACCTCCTCGCGACGCTCACCGGCGCGGCCGTCAGCGGCGGGGTGGCGCTCGCGGTCCTTCCGAGCTGA
- a CDS encoding GNAT family N-acetyltransferase produces MSGRVRRAVPADAAALRALQRYLPSPAPALLDAALAGTLGDLFVAVADAPVGYVLAVDGDPPVPSGARSIATGGSQRHIAELVVAPSARRRGHASALLATLLADRPDATLTLTVDPNNTAARALYDRFGFTVAQELPGFFDGDPGLLLVRRPRAE; encoded by the coding sequence ATGAGTGGACGCGTCCGACGCGCCGTCCCCGCGGACGCCGCCGCGCTGCGTGCGCTCCAGCGGTACCTTCCGAGCCCTGCACCGGCGCTGCTCGACGCCGCGCTCGCCGGCACTCTCGGCGACCTGTTCGTCGCCGTCGCGGACGCGCCGGTCGGCTACGTGCTCGCGGTCGACGGCGACCCGCCCGTCCCGTCCGGCGCGAGGTCGATCGCGACTGGGGGGTCTCAGCGACACATCGCGGAACTCGTCGTCGCCCCGTCGGCTCGCCGCCGCGGCCACGCCTCGGCGCTCCTCGCGACGCTCCTCGCGGATCGACCCGACGCGACCCTGACGCTCACGGTCGACCCGAACAACACGGCGGCGCGGGCGCTGTACGACCGCTTCGGCTTCACGGTCGCCCAGGAGCTCCCGGGCTTTTTCGACGGCGACCCGGGGCTGTTACTCGTTCGCCGGCCGAGGGCCGAGTAG